One window of the Triticum dicoccoides isolate Atlit2015 ecotype Zavitan chromosome 3B, WEW_v2.0, whole genome shotgun sequence genome contains the following:
- the LOC119277991 gene encoding salicylate/benzoate carboxyl methyltransferase-like, with protein MTSKQMVHMNQGQGETSYVRNSDIQNALQNRLKPLIEAAIVELCSSTNTSFPEKMLIADLGCSSGPNALALVSIAVEAIHSHCLQLQQPPPEVCVLLNDLPDNDFNTVVKSLVMLHQSNKPAVVTVGITPGSFYERLFTSGSMHLFCSSNSLNWLSKVPEDLTRNRIPAYDVDEHARSERLPMVFEAYAQQFRKDFTLFLELRAKELVPRGWMVVSLTGRRSDDCASKFSHVWEIFAQILSVMASEGMIDKVKYDSFYVPVYGPSDEELREIIQAEGSFSITEMRAHDFTRGRDAGLITAGWYANQMRAAFEPIVVHHFGDVMDEFVRTAERRWSVEGSLQEEVARYPRAQLVASLTKKA; from the exons ATGACCTCCAAGCAGATGGTGCATATGAATCAAGGACAAGGGGAAACAAGCTATGTTCGCAACTCCGATATTCAG AATGCTCTGCAGAACAGGCTGAAGCCCCTGATAGAAGCGGCCATCGTTGAGTTATGCAGCAGCACTAACACCTCGTTCCCCGAAAAAATGCTGATCGCGGACTTGGGCTGCTCCTCTGGACCAAACGCGCTAGCACTGGTATCGATTGCTGTCGAGGCCATCCATAGCCACTGCCTTCAGTTACAGCAGCCACCACCGGAAGTGTGCGTGCTCCTCAACGACCTGCCTGACAACGATTTCAACACTGTGGTGAAGAGCCTGGTCATGCTCCATCAAAGCAACAAGCCTGCTGTTGTGACTGTTGGGATCACGCCGGGGTCGTTTTATGAGAGGCTCTTCACTAGTGGCTCCATGCATCTTTTCTGCTCGTCCAACAGCCTGAATTGGCTCTCAAAG GTTCCTGAAGATCTAACGAGGAACCGGATTCCGGCTTACGATGTTGATGAGCATGCTAGGAGTGAAAGGCTCCCTATGGTCTTTGAGGCTTATGCACAACAATTCAGGAAAGATTTCACACTTTTCTTGGAGCTGAGAGCCAAAGAACTAGTCCCAAGAGGCTGGATGGTTGTGTCCCTTACAGGAAGGCGTTCTGATGACTGCGCTTCGAAATTCTCTCACGTGTGGGAAATCTTTGCTCAGATTCTAAGTGTCATGGCCTCAGAG GGCATGATTGACAAAGTGAAGTATGATTCGTTCTACGTTCCGGTGTATGGACCTTCGGATGAAGAGCTCCGGGAGATCATCCAAGCAGAGGGCTCCTTTTCGATCACTGAGATGCGGGCACACGACTTCACACGCGGTCGGGACGCCGGTCTCATCACTGCAGGCTGGTATGCGAACCAGATGAGAGCCGCGTTTGAGCCGATAGTCGTGCATCATTTCGGAGATGTGATGGATGAATTTGTGAGGACCGCGGAGCGGCGCTGGAGCGTGGAGGGAAGCTTGCAGGAGGAGGTTGCCAGATACCCTCGGGCTCAGCTTGTCGCCTCGCTCACCAAGAAAGCATGA
- the LOC119277992 gene encoding salicylate carboxymethyltransferase-like, producing MASKQMTQMLHMNQGQGETSYARNSSIQTAEQKRMKPLIEAVIAELCSSTSTLVPGKMVIVDMGCSTGPNALTLVSIAVKAVQDHCFQVQQPPPEVCLLLNDLPNNDFNTVVKSLVMLRQSNEHVVVTGITPGSFYERLYTSGSLHLVCSSNSLHWLSKAPEDLFKNHIPAYDMDKDARRQRYRIVLEAYAKQFRKDFTNFLELRAKELVSKGRMVVSLVGRRSDVTATKFSYLSRTISQILSVMVSEGVIDKEKFDSFYVPVYEPSSKEVREIIKEEGSFSIREMQVHDPTTDMNNALSTPSKFVNLLRALCEPILVQHFGDVMYEFVSTAERHWSMEGNLLGPYAMLAISLAKA from the exons ATGGCCTCCAAGCAGATGACGCAGATGCTGCATATGAATCAAGGACAAGGGGAAACTAGCTATGCTCGCAACTCTAGTATTCAG ACAGCTGAGCAGAAGAGGATGAAACCCCTAATTGAAGCAGTCATCGCTGAATTATGCAGTAGCACTAGCACCTTGGTGCCTGGTAAGATGGTGATCGTGGACATGGGCTGCTCCACGGGCCCAAACGCGCTCACACTTGTATCAATTGCCGTCAAGGCGGTCCAAGATCACTGTTTTCAGGTCCAACAACCACCACCGGAAGTGTGTTTGCTCCTGAACGATCTCCCTAACAACGACTTCAACACGGTGGTCAAGAGCCTAGTCATGCTTCGTCAAAGCAATGAGCATGTCGTCGTGACTGGTATCACACCGGGGTCATTTTATGAGCGCCTCTATACTAGTGGCTCTTTACATCTTGTCTGCTCTTCGAACAGTTTGCATTGGCTCTCAAAG GCTCCTGAAGATCTATTCAAGAATCACATCCCAGCATATGACATGGACAAGGATGCTAGGCGTCAAAGATACCGTATAGTGCTTGAGGCTTATGCAAAACAGTTTAGGAAAGATTTCACCAATTTCCTGGAGCTGAGAGCCAAAGAATTGGTCTCAAAAGGCCGAATGGTTGTTTCCCTGGTAGGGAGGCGTTCTGATGTAACCGCCACCAAATTCTCTTATCTTTCAAGAACTATATCTCAGATTCTAAGTGTCATGGTCTCAGAG GGTGTGATCGACAAAGAAAAGTTTGATTCTTTTTATGTGCCAGTGTATGAACCTTCTAGTAAAGAGGTGAGAGAGATCATTAAAGAAGAGGGCTCCTTTTCGATCAGGGAGATGCAGGTGCATGACCCTACAACCGATATGAACAATGCTCTCAGCACCCCAAGCAAGTTCGTCAATCTCTTGAGAGCTTTATGTGAGCCAATATTAGTCCAACATTTTGGAGATGTCATGTATGAATTCGTGAGCACCGCGGAGCGTCACTGGAGCATGGAGGGCAACTTGTTAGGTCCTTATGCTATGTTGGCCATATCCCTTGCAAAGGCATGA